Genomic segment of Candidatus Bathyarchaeota archaeon:
CAGCTTCCTCCATGCTTTAAGGCCCACTCCTCCGTGGAGCTTATGTAACCTATGGGGGCGTCAAACCAAACGTAGAAGACTAACCCCTCTCCCCAAGGGAACTTGACCCCCCAGTCCAGGTTTCTGGTTATGTTCCAGTCTCTGAGCCCCTTCTCAATCCACTGGAGGGCGTAGTTTCTCGCATTATCTGTCCCATCCACCTTCTTGAGGAACTCTCTTAGGAAGTCCTCGAAGGCCGTTAGTTTGAAGAAGAAGTGGGAGGTCTCCCTCATCTCCGGCTTGGAGCCGCATATGGTGCACCTGGGGTCGATGAGTTCACCCGGCTCCAAGTAGCGTCCGCACCCCTGGTCGCACTCGTCCCCCCTAGCCTGTGCACCGCAGTAGGGGCAGGTGCCCCTCTGATACCTGTCTGGGAGAAACCTCTTGCAGCCCGGGCAGTAGGGGAGCTTGACCCTCTTCTCGTATATGTATCCCCTCTCTAGGAGGGCCCTCCCTATCTCGACGGTCCTGTTATGGTTTAGAGGGTCATCCGTACTCCCATAGTTATCGAAATATACGCCTATCTTTGGAAATAGCTTCAGGAAGTGCTCGTGGTACTTCTCCACGACCTCCCTCGGTGTTACGCCCTCCTCCTCCGCCTTCACGGTTATGGGGGTCCCATGGGTGTCGGATCCGCATACGAAGACCACCTCCTGTCCCATCTTCCTCAGGAGCCTCACGAATATATCCGCTGGGACATATGTTCTGAGGTGTGCTATATGGCAGGGGCCGTTGGCGTAGGGAAGGCCACAAGTGACCAGGATCGGCCCCTCTACTGGAAACTTCCTAGACCTGGAGAGTTTTGAACACCCCTTGCTTAGTTAGGGTCTCGTTTGGTCTACTTAAACCTTTCATGATAAGCGTCTATACTCCTCCTCGAATAATTTCATCATTCTAATCTTTTCCTCTCTGGGGAGGAATGAGGTCTCGAGTGCATTCAGGCTTAGCCTATATAGTTCATCTACTGTGAAGCCCAGCTCCCTGTGAAGCTGGAGGTACTCTTTATTCATGTCGGTCCGGAACATGGAGGGGTCATCTGTGTTGACAGAGACCTTGAGGCCCGTCTCGAAGAACCTCCTTATAGGGTGTTCACTGAGCGAGGGGATGACCCCGGTCCTTATATTGCTTGTTGGACATGCCTCCACTCCTATTCCGCGTCTCATCAGGTAATCTATGAGGGATGAGTCATCCTTCGCCGCAACCCCGTGTCCTATACGCTCTACCTTTAAGAACCTCAAAGCCTCCCATATGCTATCAGGCCCTGCCGCTTCCCCTGCATGGGCGACCGTGTGCAGCCCCATCTCTCTAGCCCTCTTGAAGACCTTGGCATAGGGCTTGGGAGGGAAGCGCTCCTCGCTCCCTCCTATGTCCACGGAGATTATGTTCTCCCCCTTCTCCTCTACCCAGTTCAGGACCTCCATACCCTTCTCAGGCCCATAATTCCTTACAAGATCCACCCTAAGGTTGCAGATAACTCCGAATTCGGCTCTAGCACGGGCTACTCCCCTGTTGATGGAGTCAAGCATCTCCCCGTAATCCAGTCCTCTGAGGGCGTGATCCATTGGAGAGAAGCTCGCCTCCACGTACTTTACGTTGCAT
This window contains:
- the add gene encoding adenosine deaminase, whose product is MGAPRWARESLIKKIPKVELHVHIVGSVRAETLLRLIEEGHLDSDLRSLKDVEGLYRFRDFPHFISVYSKVVDCITDEKQFEHITYQLLEGEARCNVKYVEASFSPMDHALRGLDYGEMLDSINRGVARARAEFGVICNLRVDLVRNYGPEKGMEVLNWVEEKGENIISVDIGGSEERFPPKPYAKVFKRAREMGLHTVAHAGEAAGPDSIWEALRFLKVERIGHGVAAKDDSSLIDYLMRRGIGVEACPTSNIRTGVIPSLSEHPIRRFFETGLKVSVNTDDPSMFRTDMNKEYLQLHRELGFTVDELYRLSLNALETSFLPREEKIRMMKLFEEEYRRLS